The Myxococcales bacterium genome has a segment encoding these proteins:
- a CDS encoding FRG domain-containing protein — protein MARRLARVSSLVTYVEAALEVSKRWGPKQVWFRGHSKALTHRLLPSAYRLKEGEYHEARAFNEFWARGRALRQFDQLDSNADWDWYFAARHHGLPNRLLDWSLSPIVALFFATEGGGNDEDHRVWVLDPCWMNKLLHDDEAIWMPHDSPLDKDMALWLPADMDGKGNSQEASVNNERPVAIYPAQTNDRLVAQMGMFTLHGKNRASLDEQLAVLDSSETARLGYIEIENGCAPFVHRDLRALGVSPFSIYVDGKSLAETITARHTSNVQCG, from the coding sequence ATGGCACGACGATTGGCACGCGTCTCATCACTTGTGACTTATGTCGAAGCCGCTTTGGAGGTGAGCAAGCGATGGGGCCCTAAGCAAGTCTGGTTTAGGGGGCACAGCAAGGCGCTAACTCACCGCCTACTCCCTTCTGCATACAGGCTCAAAGAAGGCGAGTATCACGAGGCTCGGGCCTTCAACGAGTTTTGGGCGAGAGGTCGAGCCTTGAGGCAATTCGACCAGCTCGACTCAAACGCTGATTGGGACTGGTACTTCGCTGCAAGACATCATGGACTGCCGAACCGTCTTCTCGACTGGAGCCTCAGCCCCATCGTGGCGCTATTCTTTGCCACGGAGGGTGGCGGCAACGATGAGGACCATCGCGTCTGGGTCCTGGACCCATGTTGGATGAATAAGCTTCTTCACGATGACGAAGCGATCTGGATGCCGCACGATTCGCCACTAGATAAGGATATGGCCCTTTGGCTACCTGCCGACATGGATGGAAAAGGCAATTCTCAGGAGGCGAGCGTGAACAACGAGAGGCCAGTGGCCATTTACCCTGCACAGACGAACGACCGTCTGGTCGCGCAAATGGGGATGTTCACTCTCCACGGGAAGAACAGAGCTTCCCTCGATGAGCAGCTTGCTGTGCTTGACAGTTCAGAGACGGCGAGGCTGGGTTACATTGAAATTGAGAATGGCTGCGCCCCGTTCGTGCACAGAGATCTTCGCGCCCTGGGGGTAAGCCCATTCTCCATCTACGTCGATGGAAAATCACTGGCAGAGACGATCACGGCCCGACACACGTCGAACGTGCAATGCGGCTGA
- a CDS encoding helix-turn-helix domain-containing protein: protein MIDELTDEQLSRAISARLRKRLMDGKIESGEDVSALRHFVGLTQQQFAEAMGISVHTLRNWEQGRRHPEGPAIGLLRIAARHPRIIRENVKTAA, encoded by the coding sequence ATGATTGATGAGCTAACGGACGAGCAGTTGTCACGGGCAATATCAGCGCGCCTGCGTAAGCGGCTGATGGACGGGAAGATTGAGTCTGGCGAGGATGTGTCCGCTCTAAGGCATTTCGTTGGGTTGACTCAACAGCAGTTTGCCGAGGCTATGGGAATCAGCGTTCACACATTGCGCAACTGGGAACAGGGGCGCCGACATCCGGAGGGCCCTGCAATCGGTCTGCTCCGGATCGCGGCTCGTCATCCACGGATCATTCGCGAGAACGTGAAGACAGCCGCATGA
- a CDS encoding BrnT family toxin: MRFAWDEAKDASNRSKHGVSFEEASSLFTSGEDYLEIFDDANSLDEDRFIAIGTVIRGVIVVVYTERDGDTIRIISARWATKREASRYRSYKEGG; the protein is encoded by the coding sequence GTGCGATTTGCCTGGGATGAAGCGAAGGACGCGTCAAACCGCTCCAAGCACGGCGTGTCGTTCGAAGAGGCAAGTTCGCTTTTCACCAGCGGGGAGGATTATCTTGAGATCTTCGATGACGCGAACTCTTTGGACGAGGACAGATTCATCGCGATAGGCACAGTTATCCGAGGGGTTATCGTCGTCGTCTATACTGAGAGAGATGGCGACACGATTCGAATCATCAGCGCACGCTGGGCAACCAAGCGCGAAGCGAGCCGGTACCGAAGTTACAAGGAAGGAGGCTGA